A genomic window from Populus alba chromosome 19, ASM523922v2, whole genome shotgun sequence includes:
- the LOC118028909 gene encoding glutamine--fructose-6-phosphate aminotransferase [isomerizing] 1 isoform X1, whose protein sequence is MCGIFAYLNYNVNRERRFILQILFNGLRRLEYRGYDSAGVSIDHNKPLVFRQEGNIESLVKSVYQEADAMGLDLEESFCVHAGIAHTRWATHGEPAPRNSHPQTSGDGNEFLVVHNGVITNYQVLRETLIRHGFTFDSETDTEVIPKLAKFVFDKANEGEGSHTVTFSEVVLEVMRHLEGAYALIFKSPHYPNELIACKRGSPLLLGVKLGFYQELNEEFNSGPTFHDSKFLSNNDHPKELFLSSDAHAIVEHTKKVLVIEDGEVVHLKDGNVSILKFDNDKGRHGGSHSRPASVQRALSVLEMEVEQINKGNYEHYMQKEIHEQPESLKTTMSGRLIRGGSCKAKTVLLGGLKDHFKTIRRSRRIVFIGCGTSYNAALAARPILEELSGVPVTMEIASDLLDRQGPIYREDTAVFVSQSGETADTLHALEYALENGALCVGITNTVGSAIARHTHCGVHINAGAEIGVASTKAYTSQIVVMAMLALAIGGDAISSQTRREAIIDGLFDLPNKVREVLKLDQEMKDLAKLLIAEQSLLVFGRGYNYATALEGALKVKEVALMHSEGMLAGEMKHGPLALVDENLTIIVIATRDSCFSKQQSVIQQLHARKGRLIVMCSKGDAVSACPGGFGRVIEVPQVEDCLQPVINIVPLQLLAYHLTVLRGYNVDQPRNLAKSVTTQ, encoded by the exons ATGTGTGGGATCTTCGCGTATTTGAATTACAACGTCAATAGGGAGAGGAGATTTATTCTCCAAATTCTCTTCAACGGACTTAGGCGTCTTGAATATAGAGGATATGATTCCGCCGGGGTTTCCATTGATCACAACAAACCTCTTGTTTTCCGTCAGGAAGGAAACATCGAATCCCTTGTCAAATCTGTCTATCAAG AGGCTGATGCCATGGGTTTAGATTTGGAAGAATCCTTTTGTGTCCATGCTGGAATAGCACACACCCGCTGGGCTACTCATGGAGAGCCTGCTCCAAGGAATAGCCATCCACAAACATCTGGTGATGGAAATGAATTCCTTGTTGTTCACAATGGCGTCATAACTAATTATCAG GTGTTAAGGGAAACACTTATTCGACATGGGTTCACCTTTGACTCTGAAACCGACACAGAAGTAATACCGAAGCTTGCAAAATTTGTCTTTGACAAAGCAAATGAAGGAGAAG GTTCTCATACTGTCACATTTAGTGAAGTTGTGCTTGAAGTCATGAGGCATCTTGAAGGAGCCTATGCCCTCATTTTTAAGAGCCCACATTATCCAAATGAGTTAATTGCATGCAAACGTGGAAGTCCATTGCTCTTGGGTGTTAAA TTGGGCTTCTATCAGGAATTAAATGAAGAGTTTAACAGTGGACCAACATTTCATGATTCTAAATTCCTCTCAAATAATGACCATCCAAAAGAGCTGTTTCTGTCCAGTGATGCTCATGCTATTGTTGAGCACACAAAAAAGGTCTTGGTGATTGAGGATGGTGAAGTAGTTCATCTTAAG GATGGAAATGTGTCAATCCTGAAGTTTGACAATGACAAGGGAAGACATGGAGGCTCCCACTCTAGACCTGCATCAGTGCAACGTGCATTATCTGTTCTTGAGATGGAAGTTGAACAAATAAACAAAGGAAACTATGAGCATTACATGCAGAAAGAAATCCATGAACAGCCAGAATCTCTAAAAACCACCATGAGTGGGAGGCTTATACGTGGAGGCTCCTGCAAAGCCAAGACTGTTCTTTTAGGTGGACTCAAGGATCACTTTAAAACAATTAGAAGGAGTCGACGTATTGTTTTCATTGGTTGTGGTACAAGCTATAATGCTGCTCTAGCTGCTAGACCCATCCTGGAAGAACTTTCTG GTGTCCCTGTCACTATGGAAATTGCAAGTGATCTGTTGGATCGTCAAGGTCCTATATACAGAGAAGATACAGCAGTCTTTGTCAGCCAGTCTGGTGAAACTGCAGATACATTACATGCGTTGGAATATGCTTTAGAAAATGGTGCATTGTGTGTGGGCATAACAAACACTGTTGGCAGTGCAATAGCTAGGCATACACATTGTGGTGTTCATATAAATGCTGGCGCTGAAATAGGCGTGGCAAGCACCAAG GCATACACAAGTCAGATAGTAGTGATGGCCATGTTAGCCCTAGCAATCGGAGGTGATGCAATTTCTAGTCAAACAAGAAGAGAGGCTATAATAGATGGTCTATTCGACTTGCCAA ACAAGGTCAGGGAGGTCCTGAAGCTTGACCAGGAAATGAAGGATCTTGCAAAACTTTTGATTGCGGAGCAGTCTCTTCTTGTGTTTGGGAGAGGATACAACTATGCAACGGCTTTGGAGGGTGCCTTAAAGGTTAAGGAAGTAGCACTTATGCACAGTGAAGGAATGCTTGCTGGTGAAATGAAACATGGTCCCTTGGCACTAGTTGATGAGAATCTTACTATTATTGTCATTGCTACTCGTGATTCCTGCTTCAG CAAGCAACAGTCAGTCATTCAGCAACTTCATGCCCGCAAAGGTCGCTTAATAGTCATGTGTTCAAAAGGTGATGCTGTGTCTGCATGCCCTGGAGGATTTGGTAGAGTAATTGAAGTTCCACAGGTTGAGGATTGTCTTCAACCTGTAATTAATATAGTTCCATTGCAG TTACTGGCATATCATCTGACTGTTCTAAGGGGTTACAATGTTGACCAGCCACGCAATCTGGCGAAGAGCGTGACGACACAGTAA
- the LOC118028909 gene encoding glutamine--fructose-6-phosphate aminotransferase [isomerizing] 1 isoform X2 encodes MCGIFAYLNYNVNRERRFILQILFNGLRRLEYRGYDSAGVSIDHNKPLVFRQEGNIESLVKSVYQEADAMGLDLEESFCVHAGIAHTRWATHGEPAPRNSHPQTSGDGNEFLVVHNGVITNYQVLRETLIRHGFTFDSETDTEVIPKLAKFVFDKANEGEGSHTVTFSEVVLEVMRHLEGAYALIFKSPHYPNELIACKRGSPLLLGVKELNEEFNSGPTFHDSKFLSNNDHPKELFLSSDAHAIVEHTKKVLVIEDGEVVHLKDGNVSILKFDNDKGRHGGSHSRPASVQRALSVLEMEVEQINKGNYEHYMQKEIHEQPESLKTTMSGRLIRGGSCKAKTVLLGGLKDHFKTIRRSRRIVFIGCGTSYNAALAARPILEELSGVPVTMEIASDLLDRQGPIYREDTAVFVSQSGETADTLHALEYALENGALCVGITNTVGSAIARHTHCGVHINAGAEIGVASTKAYTSQIVVMAMLALAIGGDAISSQTRREAIIDGLFDLPNKVREVLKLDQEMKDLAKLLIAEQSLLVFGRGYNYATALEGALKVKEVALMHSEGMLAGEMKHGPLALVDENLTIIVIATRDSCFSKQQSVIQQLHARKGRLIVMCSKGDAVSACPGGFGRVIEVPQVEDCLQPVINIVPLQLLAYHLTVLRGYNVDQPRNLAKSVTTQ; translated from the exons ATGTGTGGGATCTTCGCGTATTTGAATTACAACGTCAATAGGGAGAGGAGATTTATTCTCCAAATTCTCTTCAACGGACTTAGGCGTCTTGAATATAGAGGATATGATTCCGCCGGGGTTTCCATTGATCACAACAAACCTCTTGTTTTCCGTCAGGAAGGAAACATCGAATCCCTTGTCAAATCTGTCTATCAAG AGGCTGATGCCATGGGTTTAGATTTGGAAGAATCCTTTTGTGTCCATGCTGGAATAGCACACACCCGCTGGGCTACTCATGGAGAGCCTGCTCCAAGGAATAGCCATCCACAAACATCTGGTGATGGAAATGAATTCCTTGTTGTTCACAATGGCGTCATAACTAATTATCAG GTGTTAAGGGAAACACTTATTCGACATGGGTTCACCTTTGACTCTGAAACCGACACAGAAGTAATACCGAAGCTTGCAAAATTTGTCTTTGACAAAGCAAATGAAGGAGAAG GTTCTCATACTGTCACATTTAGTGAAGTTGTGCTTGAAGTCATGAGGCATCTTGAAGGAGCCTATGCCCTCATTTTTAAGAGCCCACATTATCCAAATGAGTTAATTGCATGCAAACGTGGAAGTCCATTGCTCTTGGGTGTTAAA GAATTAAATGAAGAGTTTAACAGTGGACCAACATTTCATGATTCTAAATTCCTCTCAAATAATGACCATCCAAAAGAGCTGTTTCTGTCCAGTGATGCTCATGCTATTGTTGAGCACACAAAAAAGGTCTTGGTGATTGAGGATGGTGAAGTAGTTCATCTTAAG GATGGAAATGTGTCAATCCTGAAGTTTGACAATGACAAGGGAAGACATGGAGGCTCCCACTCTAGACCTGCATCAGTGCAACGTGCATTATCTGTTCTTGAGATGGAAGTTGAACAAATAAACAAAGGAAACTATGAGCATTACATGCAGAAAGAAATCCATGAACAGCCAGAATCTCTAAAAACCACCATGAGTGGGAGGCTTATACGTGGAGGCTCCTGCAAAGCCAAGACTGTTCTTTTAGGTGGACTCAAGGATCACTTTAAAACAATTAGAAGGAGTCGACGTATTGTTTTCATTGGTTGTGGTACAAGCTATAATGCTGCTCTAGCTGCTAGACCCATCCTGGAAGAACTTTCTG GTGTCCCTGTCACTATGGAAATTGCAAGTGATCTGTTGGATCGTCAAGGTCCTATATACAGAGAAGATACAGCAGTCTTTGTCAGCCAGTCTGGTGAAACTGCAGATACATTACATGCGTTGGAATATGCTTTAGAAAATGGTGCATTGTGTGTGGGCATAACAAACACTGTTGGCAGTGCAATAGCTAGGCATACACATTGTGGTGTTCATATAAATGCTGGCGCTGAAATAGGCGTGGCAAGCACCAAG GCATACACAAGTCAGATAGTAGTGATGGCCATGTTAGCCCTAGCAATCGGAGGTGATGCAATTTCTAGTCAAACAAGAAGAGAGGCTATAATAGATGGTCTATTCGACTTGCCAA ACAAGGTCAGGGAGGTCCTGAAGCTTGACCAGGAAATGAAGGATCTTGCAAAACTTTTGATTGCGGAGCAGTCTCTTCTTGTGTTTGGGAGAGGATACAACTATGCAACGGCTTTGGAGGGTGCCTTAAAGGTTAAGGAAGTAGCACTTATGCACAGTGAAGGAATGCTTGCTGGTGAAATGAAACATGGTCCCTTGGCACTAGTTGATGAGAATCTTACTATTATTGTCATTGCTACTCGTGATTCCTGCTTCAG CAAGCAACAGTCAGTCATTCAGCAACTTCATGCCCGCAAAGGTCGCTTAATAGTCATGTGTTCAAAAGGTGATGCTGTGTCTGCATGCCCTGGAGGATTTGGTAGAGTAATTGAAGTTCCACAGGTTGAGGATTGTCTTCAACCTGTAATTAATATAGTTCCATTGCAG TTACTGGCATATCATCTGACTGTTCTAAGGGGTTACAATGTTGACCAGCCACGCAATCTGGCGAAGAGCGTGACGACACAGTAA